From Anthonomus grandis grandis chromosome 20, icAntGran1.3, whole genome shotgun sequence, the proteins below share one genomic window:
- the LOC126747851 gene encoding microtubule nucleation factor SSNA1-like isoform X2, with amino-acid sequence MSEHGAALQTFNEQLVKCLEELKSKRNDLVEVIQREEAEKIVLEKNIRALQDKLAQLNNSLSQHRAMCSNYDKTIEDTEFWKAVKPFCKWHSTEQTP; translated from the exons ATGTCTGAACACGGAGCCGCCTTACAAACATTCAACGAACAATTAGTGAAAT GTCTCGAGGAGCTAAAATCCAAAAGAAACGACTTGGTGGAAGTGATACAGCGTGAAGAGGcggaaaaaatcgttttagagaaaaatattcGGGCCCTACAAGACAAACTGGCCCAGTTGAACAATAGTCTTAGTCAGCACCGTGCTATGTGCAGCAATTATGATAAAACTATTGAAGACACCGA attttggaaAGCAGTCAAACCCTTCTGCAAGTGGCACAGCACGGAGCAAACACCATAG
- the LOC126747851 gene encoding microtubule nucleation factor SSNA1-like isoform X1, translating into MSEHGAALQTFNEQLVKCLEELKSKRNDLVEVIQREEAEKIVLEKNIRALQDKLAQLNNSLSQHRAMCSNYDKTIEDTELGFKKILESSQTLLQVAQHGANTIGAEHEHLMRYSVKNHN; encoded by the exons ATGTCTGAACACGGAGCCGCCTTACAAACATTCAACGAACAATTAGTGAAAT GTCTCGAGGAGCTAAAATCCAAAAGAAACGACTTGGTGGAAGTGATACAGCGTGAAGAGGcggaaaaaatcgttttagagaaaaatattcGGGCCCTACAAGACAAACTGGCCCAGTTGAACAATAGTCTTAGTCAGCACCGTGCTATGTGCAGCAATTATGATAAAACTATTGAAGACACCGAGTTAGGGTTTAAAAAG attttggaaAGCAGTCAAACCCTTCTGCAAGTGGCACAGCACGGAGCAAACACCATAGGGGCAGAACATGAACATTTAATGCGCTATTCagttaaaaatcataattag